In the Streptomyces coeruleoprunus genome, AGACGAGGCGGATGACACCGGCGTTCGTGTCCGTGCCGACGGTGGCCTTCGGGTCGCCGACCGCGATGTCCTCGGCGCCGTCGCCGTTGAAGTCGGTGAAGCGCGGGGCGTTGACCTTCGACGTCACCCAGGACGCCAGGCCGTCGGCGCGGGCCTCGACGGCGCCCGTACGGGTCTCGGCCGCGTCGATGCCGTAGCAGCCGCCCTGGTAGGAGCGGCTGTTGACGGCGACCACCTGGGGCACGCCGTTGACGAAGCGCAGGGCCGGGCCACCGGTGTCGCCCATGCAGACCGAGGCACCGTTCTGGCCGGTCACGGCGACGTCGTTGTCGGTCACCGAGTCGACGGTGAACGTGCCGCTGTGCAGCTTGATGGGCGCCCACTCGTCCTTCGTACGGCCGTAGCCGGCGACCTTCAGCGACTCGCCGGCCGCGGCCGCGGTGGCGCTGACGGCGACGGGCGCGACGCTGGTGACGGGCCGGCTGAGCCGGGCCAGGACGATGTCGCGGGAGGGGTGCGCGACCAGCTCGACGACGTTGCGGACCTCACCGGTCGTCGTGGCGAGGTCGGTGCGGCCGATGATGGCGGTGGTCTTCAGCTTCGGCGCGCCGGCGGGCACGGCGAGGCTCACGGCCGGGTCGTCGGCGAAGCAGCTGGCGGCGGTGAGCAGCCACTCGCGGTCGACGAGGGCGGCGGAGCAGCCGCGCTGGCCGTTGCCGATGTTCAGGACCGCGGTGAACGCGAGCGAGCCCTCGGCCTCGGGGATGCCGGTGACGGCGGCGGCGGGCGTGGCGGTCAGGGCCAGGGGCGCCGCGATGAGGGCCGCGGTCAGCGCGGCCAGCCCGGCGTTGCGGGCGTGGTGTGGACGATGCATGACCAATTCCTTGAAACGGGGCGGGATCGGGTGGCCGGGCAGGGCGCACCGGGTCCCGTGAGGGGCGGGAGAGGCGCTACTTGGAGGCGATGATCTCGACGAGCATGTGCTCGCGCCCGTCCGGATCGGCGCTCTCGCCGACCGGCGTCCAGGAGTTCTTGTCGACGTTGAACTTCTTCTCCTCGGTGTTCACCGTCATGGTGACCGAGGTGGTGTAGTCGTTGCCCTTGATGCCGTAGACGGACGGCAGCTCCAGGCTGAGGTAGCCCTTGTTCCCGGTGAACCGGAAGCAGATCTTCTCCTTGCTGCGCGCCCACACCTCCAGCAGGCCGGCCGGGCCGCAGTCGGTGAGCACGATGTGGCCGTCGCCGCGCTTGAGGAGGAAGCCCTTCTCGGCGAGGATCTTGTCGGCCTGCGGGTAGTTGAAGTCCTCCACCGCGTAGCCGGGCGCCGCGTCGGCGACCGAGCCGATCGCCGGCGCGTCCGGCGACGCACCGGCTCCGCCGGTCGTCAGGGCCAGCACGGCGGCACCGGCGACCGCTCCCGCGACCAGCAGACGAGAAATCAACCTCATAGGGATCTCGTTTCGTGTTCTTCGTGAGATGACAAAGACGCATGCAGAGGCCAGCTCCCATGCGTGTGAAGGCGCCGTGAAATTCCGTCCGTTCAGGATCGGTTCGGCGAAGGTCGTGAAAAGGGACACTCCGGATCTTCCAGAGATGCTGCGTCAACTCCCCCCGCCGCGACGCCACTTAACCGGATCCTGTGGTTCGGTTCGGCGCGATCATTGTTATCACCTCGAACAGCGCGCACAAGAGTTCGCCCAGGTGCCGGGCTGTTCGGGCGGCTGTGCGGGTCTGTCGTTCTGTGGCTGTTTGGCTGATTCTCGCCCCTGGGGTGCGGCCCGCGTTCAGGGGCCGCATTCGGGTCGTCCGGTGCCGAAGTGCCGTGGTGACGAGCGTGGTTCGCCCTTTTGCGCTTCTCCCCGGGGGTAAAGAAGCGGTAAATTCCTGTGAGGGGTGTGCGACCGTCGTACGCCCTTGCCGTGAGGGGCGCGGGCCCTTTCCAGGAGGTTCTCCCTTACGCGCCCGCCGGTTCCGCCGCCGTCGGCAGGGTGACCTCGAAGCGGCAGCCGCCCTCCACGTTCCGTACCTTCGCCCGGCCCGCGTGGGCCTCCACGATGCCGCGCACGATGGCCAGGCCCAGGCCCGCCCCCGCCGGAGGGGTACGGGCCTCGCTGCCGCGCCAGCCCGTGTCGAACACCCGGGGCAGATCCCCCTCCGGGATGCCCCCGCAGCCGTCCGTCACCGACAGCACCACCATGCCGTCCCGCCGCTCGGCGGCCACCGCGACGGTGCCGTCCGCCGGGGTGTGCCGGATCGCGTTCACCAGCAGGTTCGCCAGCACCCGGGTCATCTCCCTGCCGTCCACCTCCACCGGGACGGCGTCCACCCGGTCGCCCACCAGCCGCACCCCGTGCTCCCGCGCCAGCGGATCCGCGCCCGCCAGCGCGTCGCCCACCAGGTCGTACACCGACACCCGCGCCGGGCTCAGCGCCAGCGCGCCCGCGTGGATGCGGGACAGCTCGAACAGATCGCCCACCATGCCGTTGAGCCGGTCCACCTCCGTACGGATCAGCCGGTGGTAGCGCGCCGGATCCTTCACCACCCCGTCCTCCAGCGCCTCCGACATGGCCCGCAGCCCGGCCAACGGCGTCCGCAGGTCGTGCGAGATCCAGGCGACCAGCTCCCGCCGCGACGCCTCCAGCGCCCGCTCCCGCTCCCGGGACGCGGCCAGCCGCTCGCTGGTCGCCGCCAGCTCACGGCTCAGCAGCGCGAGCTCCGCCGGGGCCGGGCCCGCGGGCGCCGTGAACGTACCGCCGTCCCCGAAGTCCCGCGCCGCCGCCGCCAGTTCGCGGCAGCGCACCACCACCTGACGGCCCAGCAGCACCGCCGTCACCAGCGAGACGACGGCCGCCATCGCCACCACCGTGGTCACCACGCTCAGGTCGTGCGACGACAGGAACATCGCCTGCGCCACGGCCAGCGTCCCGGCGAGCATCGCCGTCACCGCCACCGCCGCCACCACCGTCAGCGACGCCGCCACCGAACGGCTCCGCGCCAGCCGCAGCACCGGCCAGCCCAGCAGTCCCGCGGCCGCCGCGCCCAGGAACGCGTACAGCGCGATCAGCAGGAAGTCACCCATGTCCGGCCCGCCCCTCCGTGCCCGGTCCCTCCGGAGCCGGATTCTCCGCGCCCGGCTCCGGATCGAAGCGGTAACCGGCGCCCCACACCGTCTGGATCAGCCGCGGCCTGGCCGGATCGTCCTCGATCTTGCCCCGCAGCCGCCGTACGTGGACCGTCACCGTCGACAGATCGCCGAAGTCCCAGCCCCACACCTCGCGCATCAGCCGCTCCCTCCCGCACACCTCTCCCGGATGCCTCAGGAAGTAGCCCAGCAGGTCGAACTCGCGCAGCGTCAGCGCCAGCTCCCGGCCCCCCTTCGTGGCCCGCCGCGCCGCGACGTCCACCTCCAGGCCCGCCGCCCGCAGCGGCGCCACCGGCTCGCGCGGAGCCGCCGCGGCCGCGCCGCGCCGCAGCACCGACTCCACCCGCAGCACCAGCTCGCGCGGGCTGAACGGCTTCGTCACGTAGTCGTCCGCGCCGATCTCCAGGCCGAGGATCCGGTCCTCCTCGTCGCTGCGCGCCGTCAGCATGATCACCGGGACCGGCCCGCGTGCCCGCAGCTCCCGGCAGACCGTCAGCCCGTCCATGCCCGGCAGCATCAGATCGAGCACCACGAGGTCCGGCCACCGCCCGTCCGCCGCCGCCAGCGCCGCCGGCCCGTCCTCGGCCCGGACCACCCCGAACCCCGCCCGCTCCAGATAGCCGCCGACCACCTCGGACACCGTCGGGTCGTCGTCCACGACCAGGACGTGCCGGTTTCCGTTCTGCCCGTTCCGCATGCCGCCAGCCTCGCACCACGTCGCCGCACCGTCGCCCCACACGGGGGACACGGCGCCCGCCGTCCGCGTTTCGTAAGGTCTGGGAATCCGATATGTCCGGTTCGGATTCGTACGGTGAAGGCCGTGACCGCATTCACCTCGCGACCCTTCAGTCCACCGCCGTCCCCAGCCGTACGGGTCGACGTCGTCCTGCCCTGCCTCGACGAGGCCGGGGCGCTGCCCTGGGTGCTGGAGCGGATCCCGCCCGGCTGGCGGGCCGTCGTCGTCGACAACGGATCGACCGACGGCTCCCCCGGCATCGCCCGCTCCCTCGGCGCCACCGTCGTCGCCGAACCCCGCCGGGGCTTCGGCGCCGCCTGCCACGCCGGACTGCTCGCCTCCGACGCCGACATCGTCTGCTTCTGCGACTGCGACGCCTCGCTCGACCCCCGGCTCCTCGTCCCCTTCGTCGACGACGTCGCCGCCGGCCGCTCCGACCTCGTCCTCGGCCGCCGCCGCCCCCGCACCCGGGGAGCCTGGCCGGCCCACGCCCGCGCCGGCAACCTGGCCCTCGCCCGGATGCTGCGCCGCCGCACCGGCCTGCGCCTGCACGACCTCGGCCCCATGCGGGCCGCGCGCCGCGAGGCCCTGCTCGCCCTGGACCTCACCGACCGGCGCAGCGGCTACCCCCTCCAGATGGTCGTCCGCGCCGCCGACGCCGGCTGGCGGATCGGCGAACGCGACGTGCCCTACCTGCCGCGCACCGGCCGCTCCAAGGTCACCGGCACCTGGCGCGGCACCTGGCACGCCGTGCGCGACATGCGCAGGGTCCTCGCCGAGCCGCCGCGGGTGACCGCCGTATGAGCACCCTCCTCGTCATCGCCAAGGAGCCCCGGCCCGGCCGGGTCAAGACCCGCCTCACCCCTCCCTTCAGCCCCGCCGACGCCGCACGGCTCGCCGAGGCCGCCCTCGCCGACACGCTGGAAGCGGTACGCGCCACCCCGGCCCGCCGTCACGTCCTCGTCCTCGCCGGAGCCCCCGGCCCCTGGCTGCCGGCCGGTTTCGACGTCGTGCCGCAGGTGCCGGGCGGCCTCGACGAGCGGCTCGCCGCCGCGTTCGCCTCCTGCGGCCCCGGTCCCGCGCTGCTCATCGGCATGGACACCCCCCAGGTCACCCCGGAACTCCTCACCCACGGCCTGGACTTCGCCCACGGCACCGACGCCCGCTTCGGCCCCGCCGCCGACGGCGGCTTCTGGGCCCTCGGCCTGGCCACCCCCGACCCGTCGCTCCTGCGCGGCGTCCCCATGTCCCGACCCGACACCGGCCGTACCCAGCGGCACAGACTCACCGCGGCCGGCCTCACCGTCCGCGACCTGCCGGTCCTCCGGGACGTGGACACGGCGGCGGACGCCTCGGCCGTCGCGACGGAGGCCCCGCACAGCCGCTTCGCCACCCTCCACGCGACGCTGACGGCGCGGGGAGACACCTGGTGACGGCGGCGCCGGACACCGCCCGGTCCGTCCGCGCCTGGCGGGACGGCGACCCGTACACCAACGCCCTGCGCGCCGGGCGCGGCCCGCTCTACCTGCGGCGCGGCGACGGCTGGCTGCTGCCCCTGGACGTCGAGCGCTGGTGCGCCGCCCCCGACGGCGCCGACGCCACCGTCCTGGCCCGCTGCCGGGGCCCCGTCCTGGACGTGGGCTGCGGCCCCGGCCGCCTGGTCGTGGCCCTCGCCGCGCGTGGGCGGCCCGCCCTCGGCATCGACGTGAGCCCGGCCGCGGTCGACCGCACCATACGCGCGGGCGGCACCGCACTGTGCCGGTCGGTGTTCGACCCGCTCCCCAAGGAGGGCCGCTGGGCCACGGTGCTCCTCATGGACGGCAACATCGGCATCGGCGGCGACCCGGCCGCGCTGCTGTACCGCGCCGCCCAACTGGTGGCGCCCGGCGGCACGCTCGTGGTCGAGACCGCCGCGCAGGACGTCGACGAGCGGGTCGAGGTACGCGTCGACGACGGCCGCGGCGGTCGGGGCCCCGCCTTCCCCTGGTCCCGCGTGGGCCACCGGGCCCTCCGGTCCTACGCGGAACCGACGGGCTGGCACCCGAGGACCCACTGGCACTACGCCGAACGCCACTTCACGCAACTGACCCGCTGACCACGGCCCTTCCTGCCGTGACCCGCACCGCCGTTCCTGCTGAGGGCTGGTGCCGTTGTGCCGCGGTCCCGCCGTTGCGGGCCGGCGCCGCCGTTCCTCGTTGTGAGTGGCGTCGCGGTGCCGCCGTTCCGTCGTTGTGGGGTGGCGTCGCGGTGCCGCCGTTCCGTCGTTGTGGGGTGGCGTCGCGGTGCCGCCGTTCCGTCGTTGTGGGCTGGTGCCGGTGCGGCCGTTTCGTCGTGGTGGGCTCGCGCCGGGACCGCCGTTCCTCGTTGTGGGCAGTCGTTCCGCAGGGGGGTCCCCCCTGGACGTAGTCCTTGGGGGAGGAACGGGTGGGCACAACGACGGAACGGCCCCCCGGCCTGAGGGCCCGCCCCCTGCGCGCCACGACGGTGGGTGAGTCCGGGGGCGGCCCGGGGGTCACGTGCTCAGATTGGCTCGCTCGGGCCCGTGAGAGTGAAGCGTCCCAGCGCCGCCAATCCTGCGCGCGCGACCCCCGGTCCACCCCCGTCCCGTGCGTGGGCGGCTGACCCCCGGTGGGGGCCCCCGCCCGCCCGGTGGGCCGCTCGCCCCCGGTGGGGTGGGTCCGCCCGCCCGGTGGGCGGCTCACCGGCGGCGTGGGTGAGCGCGGCGCCGTAGCCACCGCACCGCCACCAGCGCGCCCGCGCACCCCACAACCACCCCCACGACCACCAGCCAGTTCCGCTCGTACGGCAGGGGCAGGACCGACGGGTTGGCCCGCGGCCGGGGCGCGAGCAGCACCGGCAGGGCGACCAGCGTCACCGCGCCCGCCACCACGAGCGCCCCCCGCACCACACCCCGCGCCGGTACCGCGCCGACCAGCAGCCCCACGCCCAGCACCAGCGGGGCCACCACCGCGTCGTGCGCCAGCAGCGACCCGGCCAGCCACAGCACCACGTCCCGGGCGCTGCCCGTGCCCACGAGGAGCCACACCCCGTACCCCATGAGCCCCACACCTACGGCCCCCGCCCCGAACCGCCCGGCGCTCACACCATCACCTCCAGCCGCGTGACCCACTTGGTCTGCCAGACCCCCGGCCGGTTCGGCGCGATGATGCGCGCGGGGAAGCCGTGGTCGGGCGAGAGCACCTGTCCGTTGAGCCGCAGCGCGAGCAGGGTCAGCGGGTCACGGGCGTAGGTCCGGCCCATCTCCATCACCTTGTACGCGCCGCGCCGCTCCAGCGACACCACCCGCACCCACGCCCCGGGCGGCGCGTCCGCCCGTTCCAGCAGGTCCATGACGCGGACGCCCGTCCAGCGCGCGCTGCGGCTCCAGCCCTCGACGCACGCGATGGGCAGCTCCACCTCGTACTGCGGCAGGGTGCGCAGCGCGTCCAGCGTCAGCTCGTACGGCCGCGGTCCCACGACGCTCAGCCGCCAGTCCCGTACCGCCACGGACGCCGTCCCGGCCGCGGCGGCCGTGCGGTTGACGGGCAGCCCCTGCGCGCCGTGGTCGGGGTGCCGGGGCGCGAGCAGGTCCAGCCGCCGCAGCGGCGTGAGGGACTGGCCCACCGTCGTCACCGTCACCGCGCCCACCGCGAGCCCCACCGCGGCGAGCAGCGACCGCCGGTCCGGCGCGTCCGCGGCGGGCAGTTCCAGGGTGCCCGGCGAGCGCCTGCCCCAATGCAGGCGGATGTCCGGCCACTTGACCGCCACGTGCAGGACGAGCGCCCCGGTCACCAGCCAGGCGACGGCGTAGTGGACGGGGACGAAGGAGAACGGCCACGGATACCACTGCACGGTGTTGAGCAGGCCCGTGAACAGCTGGAACACGGACGCGGCGACGAGCACACCGATCGACAGGCGCTCCAGCGCGTGCGGGACGGACCGTACGACCGGCCGGACGAACAGCCGCGGGTAGACCGTCCACAGCTTGGCGAACAGCAGCGGCACGGCCGCGGTGCCGCTCGCCACGTGCAGCCCCTGGGTGACCCGGTAGCCCCAGACGGGCCGGCTCGGCAGCAGCGGGGCGAGCCAGTCGGGCGGCCGCTGGAGGTAGTGGCTGATCAGGCCGGTCACGAAGCAGACGGCGAAGGCGAGGCCCAGCCAGCGGCCGGTGGAGGTCGCGGTCCTGGCGTCGTGGAGGCGCCCGGAGAAGGACGGCGGGGCCAGGAGCCGGGACAGGGGCGGCAGCGGGGGGAGCGAGGGACGGGGGATCCGGAGGCGCGGACTCATGCCTCCATGACACCGCCGGACGCGCCCGTAGTGGTGTACCGACTCCTTACGGATCGGGGACGTCCGGGCACGCTCCGTGCGGCATGCCCATGATCGCTGAGAGGCTGTCCCCGTGACCGACACGACCGACACCGCAGACGAACCCGCCAGAGCCGCCGGGACGGCGCCGGACCACCGGCCGACCGACGCCCCCGGCCCACCCCGCGCGCGCCCCGCGCACGCACCCACCACAGCCGCCGCCCTGCTCCTCGCCGGCCTGGCCGCCGCGCTGGTGTGGACGATCCGGTACGACGGCTACCACTCCGATCCCGCCGGCCTGTCCTGGCGGTACGCCGCCTGCTGGGCGCTCTTCGCCGCCGCCGCCTGGGCGCTGCGCAAGGTGCCGGTGCGGCAGGCCGTGGCCCTGGTCATCGCCGGCTCCGCCGTCGTCGCGGCGACCGGCCTGGTCGCGCCGCCGCGCACCAGCACCGACTCGTACCGGTACGCGTGGGACGGCAGGGTGCAGGCGGCCGGGGTCTCGCCGTACGACCACGCGCCCGCCGACGCCGCACTGTCCGCGCTGCGCGACGACTGGCTGTTCCCGCTGGACGACGCCTGCCAGGGACCGGACCGCGCGGCCGTCCCGCCCGCCTCGGACGGCACGCCGCAGTGCACCCGCCTCAACCGCCCCTCCGTGCACACCATCTACCCGCCGGTCGCCGAGGCGTACTTCCTCAACGTCCATCTGCTCTCGCCGGACGGCACCCGCCACAAGCCCCTGCAGCTGGGCGGCGCCGCCCTGTCCGTCGCCGTCACCGGAGTGCTGCTGCTGGTCCTGCGTCGCCGCGGGGGCGACCCCAGGACCGCCGCGTACTGGGCGTGGTGCCCGGCCGTTCCCGTCGAGGCGGTGAACAACGCGCACGTCGACGTGGTGGGCGTGCTGTTCACCGTGGCCGGGCTGGCCCTCGTCGCGGTCCGGCACCGGCTCTCCGGCGGCGTCCTGCTGGGCGCCGCCGTCGCCACGAAGCTGATGCCCGCCGTGGTGCTGCCCGGCGCGCTGTCCGGCGTACGCCGGGTCCGTGACGCGGCGGCCGTGCTCGTGCCCGCCGCCGCGGTCACCGCCCTCACGTATCTCCCGTACGCGCTGGCGTCCCGCGACTCGGTCTTCGGCTACCTCGGCGGGTACGTCGAGGAGGAGGGCTACGGCGACGCCGCGGCCCGCGACCGGTACGCGCTGCTGCGGCTGGTCCTGCCCGACGACTGGGCGCTGCCCGTCCTCCTCGCCGCCATGGCCGCCGTGAGCGTCGCCGTGCTGTGGCGCGGCGACCCGAGCCGCCCCTGGAGCGGCGCGCTCCTGGTGACCGGTACGGCGTTCCTGCTGCTGACGCCCGGCTACTCCTGGTACGCCCTGCTGCTCGTCGCGCTGGTCGCGCTCGACGGCCGGTGGGAGTGGCTGCTCGTCGCCGTCGCGGGCGCCGCGCGCTACGTCACCGCCAGGGCCTTCGACGACCGGGAGCTGGTCGGCACGACGGTGTACGCGATCGCGGCGGCCGCCGTGCTGGCGGGCTGGGCGCTGCGCCGCCGCCGTACGGACCCGGGGCCGGGGCAGCGGCGCGCGGGCACTACGGGAACAGCCGCCGCCGCTGGGTGAGCGGGGCCGGGGCCCTCGGCGGACCGAGGGCCCCGGCGGCCGCCGCGCCGCTCAGCGCAGCGCGTCGAGTGCGTCGAGGATGTCGGCCGGCTCGGCGCGCAGCTTGTAGTCGGTGTCGACGAACGCCCACCGCACCGTGCCGTCCCGGTCGATGACGTACGTCGCCGGGACCGGCAGCGTGCGGGCGTGCCCGCCGTTGACGCGCTGCAGCTCGAAGCCCAGCCCGTCGTACACCTCGCCGAGGTCGTCGGGCAGGTCGAAGGCGAGCCCGTACTGCTTGGCGACGTCCGAGCCGAGATCGCTGAGCACGTCGAAGGCGAGCCCGTGCTTCTCGGTCAGCGACAGCGACTCGTCCGGGATCTGCGGCGAGACGGCCACCAGCCGGGCGCCGCGCGCCCGGATCTCGTCGTGGTGCTGCTGGAGGGCGCGCAGGGCGATGTTGCAGAAGGGGCACCAGGCGCCGCGGTAGAAGGTCAGGACGACCGGCCCCTCCGCCAGCAGGTCGTCCAGGGCGACGGTCCGGCCGGTGGCCGAGGGCAGCGCGAAGCGCGGCGCCCGCGCGCCGACGGCGAGGGCCTGCCCCGCCTGCCCGGACTCGGCCAGTTCACGGCCGGCCCGGTCCATGACGGCACGGGCGGCGACGGGCAGTTCGTGCACGCGGGCGGTGTAGAAGGCCCGCAGTTCGTCGTTGAGGCTCTGGCTCATGGTGCAGTTCCTCCTGGGATGAGGGGGGCGCTCCTGGGGAGGCCCCGGTGGCTGAGGGGCGCTCCTGGAGAGGCCCCGGTGGGCGAAGGCCGCGATGCGGGTCCTTCGCGGGTGTACCGGCCTCGGGGGCGAGGCCGTCGCGGACACGGCCCCGACGTGCCGAGGCCGTGACGGACGGGGCCCGACGTGCGAGGGCCCGGCGCGTGTGCGGCCCCGGACGTGCGAGGCCCCGTGCGCGTGTGTCGCCCCGACGCGCGAGGTCCTGGCCGGTGGACGGCCCCCGACCTCCGCCGAAGCACTGGTCCGGGCCCTCGATCCGGCGAGGCCCGGATCAGGACGGTTGTGCGTACAGCGGCCGCAGCGCGCCCGCGACCGTCGCGTGCAGCGCCTCGGGCGGCGCGCCCGCGCGGGAGCGGAGGTTGACCCCGTAGGCGAGTGCCGCCAGGACGGCGGCGGCGTCGTCGGGGTCGACGGACGGGGCGAGCCGGCCGAGCGCGGCCGCCGTCCCCAGCGTCGTGCGGAGGGCGCCCTGCAACTGCCGGTGGTGGTCGTCGAGCAGGGCCCGGACCTGGGGGACCGCGCTCTCGGGCCCGGCGTGGGCGTTCGTGACGAGGCACCCCCAGCCGGCGAGTTCGCCGGAGCAGCGCAGGTCGATCAGTCCGGCGAAGAACCGCTCGATCGCGTCGAGGCCGCCCGGGTCGGCGGCCAGCGCCGCGAACGCCGGGGTCGACCAGCGCGCGATGTAGCGGCGCAGGGCCTCGGTGTACAGGCCCTCCTTACTGCCGAAGGTGGCGTACAGGCTGGACCGGCTCAGCCCGGTGGCGTCGACGAGCGCCTGGATGCCGGTGGACGCCATGCCGCGCTGCCAGAAGACGCGCAGCGCGGTGTCCAGCACGGTGTCGTGGTCGAAGTGCTTGATGTCGGGCACGGCCGGTAGCTCGCTCTCTCGCGGCATCATCTTGGAATGACTGATCCAAGATAACGGGACGCGGCCCGCGGGCCAAGGGGGAGTTCGCGCCAAGTCGCCGAAGAAGCCGGGAACATGACGCCGCATCGGCTGCGCGAACGCGGTCACGGCATCGCCGGCACGGCCGGGCCGCCGAGGCCGGGATCGCGGCCGCAGGCGTGGGAACCGGAGAAAGGGGAACCCGCCCACGCCGGAGCCCGCCGACCGCGAGCAGTCACCGACCGAGGAGGCACCATGCCGGCATCGGGTGCGTCGCAGAGCGCCGACGTCGTGGTGATCGGAATGGGGGTCGGGGGAGAGCACGTCGCGGGACGGCTGGCGGAGGCGGGGCTGGAGGTCGTCGGGATCGAGGCCGAGCTGGTCGGGGGCGAGTGCCCGTACTGGGCCTGCATCCCGAGCAAGATGATGATCCGCGCGGGCAACCTGCTGGCCGAGGCCCGCCGGGTGCCGGGCATGGCGGGCCGTACGGAGGTGGCGGCGGAGTTCGGCCCGGTCGCGGCACGCATACGGGACGAGGCCACGGACGACTGGGACGACCGGGCGGCCGTGGACCGCTTCACGGGCAAGGGGGGCCGCTTCGTACGGGGCCGCGCCCGCCTCACGTCCCGGAACACGGTCGAGGTGGACGGCGGCACGGTGACGGCCCGCCGGGGCGTCGTCCTGGCCACGGGCAGCCGCCCGCAGACGCCTCCCGTACCGGGCCTGGACGACGTGCCGTACTGGACGAACCGCGACGCGGTCGCCGCGACGGAGGCACCGGCGTCGCTGCTGGTCCTCGGCGGCGGGACGGTCGGCGTCGAGCTGGCCCAGGCGTTCGCCCGCTTCGGCTCGGCGGTCACGGTGGTGGAGGCGGGGGACCGGCTGCTGTCCCGGGAGGAGCCGGAGGCGAGCGCCCTGGTGGCGGAGGCTCTGGCGGGGGACGGGATCGCCGTACGG is a window encoding:
- a CDS encoding NAD(P)/FAD-dependent oxidoreductase; this encodes MPASGASQSADVVVIGMGVGGEHVAGRLAEAGLEVVGIEAELVGGECPYWACIPSKMMIRAGNLLAEARRVPGMAGRTEVAAEFGPVAARIRDEATDDWDDRAAVDRFTGKGGRFVRGRARLTSRNTVEVDGGTVTARRGVVLATGSRPQTPPVPGLDDVPYWTNRDAVAATEAPASLLVLGGGTVGVELAQAFARFGSAVTVVEAGDRLLSREEPEASALVAEALAGDGIAVRTGARVTGVRHEADAFRLTLEGGGELSGHRLLVATGRRPVLTGLGLENAGLDPEARALEVDGRMRAADGIWAVGDVTGRGLFTHVAMYQGELAARYILGDPAPDADYRALPRVTFTDPEIGSVGLTESAAREHGLDVRTGLARIPASSRGWIHKAGNEGLIKLVVADDTLVGATSAGPMGGEVLYGLSVAVHAEVPIPRLRHMMFAYPTFHRTVEDALRDLKPRGS